In the Bacillus shivajii genome, one interval contains:
- the spo0A gene encoding sporulation transcription factor Spo0A, with protein sequence MKKVNVCVADDNRELVNLLEDYINSQEDMDVIGTAYNGQECLDLIDEKEPDVLILDIIMPHLDGLAVLEKLNSRQLAKRPNIIMLTAFGQEDVTKKAVELGAAYYVLKPFDMDTLMNKVRDVSGNGSTYVKSPAAPHGQRENKPMNLDASITSIIHEIGVPAHIKGYMYLREAITMVYNDIELLGSITKVLYPDIAKKYNTTASRVERAIRHAIEVAWSRGNIESISKMFGYTVSVSKAKPTNFEFIAMVADKLRIEHKVS encoded by the coding sequence GTGAAAAAGGTAAATGTGTGTGTCGCAGATGATAATCGTGAACTTGTAAATTTATTAGAGGATTATATTAATTCGCAAGAGGATATGGATGTTATTGGAACAGCTTATAATGGGCAAGAGTGTTTAGACTTAATTGATGAAAAAGAGCCGGATGTTTTAATTTTAGATATTATTATGCCTCATTTAGATGGATTGGCAGTTTTAGAGAAGTTAAATAGTCGCCAATTAGCGAAACGTCCTAATATTATAATGCTAACTGCATTCGGGCAAGAAGATGTAACAAAAAAGGCGGTTGAGCTAGGAGCTGCTTACTATGTACTTAAGCCATTTGATATGGATACATTAATGAATAAAGTGCGTGACGTAAGCGGGAACGGTTCTACCTATGTAAAGTCTCCTGCAGCACCTCACGGTCAAAGAGAGAACAAACCGATGAACTTAGATGCAAGTATTACGAGTATTATTCATGAAATCGGTGTCCCGGCTCACATTAAAGGGTATATGTATTTAAGAGAAGCAATTACTATGGTTTATAACGATATTGAACTATTAGGATCCATTACAAAAGTTCTTTACCCAGATATTGCAAAGAAATATAACACAACGGCAAGCCGTGTTGAGCGTGCGATCCGTCATGCCATTGAAGTAGCATGGAGCCGTGGGAACATTGAGTCTATCTCAAAAATGTTCGGCTACACAGTAAGTGTTTCTAAAGCAAAACCAACGAACTTTGAATTTATTGCGATGGTGGCAGATAAGCTACGAATTGAGCATAAAGTAAGCTAA
- the steA gene encoding putative cytokinetic ring protein SteA, translating into MSNRLIVGSAYKGDITKKLLLSIPDKSIIIINHEDIDVVCAEEIVRKKVKAVINLKRSMSGKVPNLGVPFILKHGIPVFDLFKTKSCFIPNELRVQVYNNRLYKENENGFVLIGELEQYTSELCLKRQQEGDNEFPKLFRQFVNNSLSHMAKELDVFYQEIEKLPRLFSIKEERVWIFSRGAGIHDEILFLKPFMKGSGTVIAVDGAANTLYKHGLMPDYIIGDMDSISDDIDKYSSVFIAHSYVNGYSPGKERLQQAGIMPITVSFPGLSEDLAIMLAYISGAKQIITVGCRSSVKELLEKNRQGMASTLLTRMFTGDIIHDWKRGSTIFSLEEDLLTSGLEMTREAGADES; encoded by the coding sequence GTGTCAAATCGATTAATAGTTGGCTCTGCTTACAAAGGGGATATAACAAAAAAACTGCTATTATCTATTCCTGATAAATCAATTATCATTATTAATCATGAAGATATAGATGTAGTTTGCGCTGAAGAAATTGTTAGAAAAAAAGTGAAAGCTGTAATTAATCTAAAGCGTTCGATGTCAGGGAAGGTTCCAAATTTAGGTGTTCCATTCATCTTAAAACACGGTATTCCGGTTTTTGATTTATTTAAAACGAAATCATGTTTTATTCCGAATGAGCTAAGGGTGCAAGTTTATAATAATCGTTTGTATAAGGAAAATGAGAATGGGTTCGTTCTTATAGGGGAACTAGAACAATATACAAGTGAGCTTTGTTTGAAGCGTCAACAAGAAGGGGATAATGAGTTTCCTAAACTTTTTCGACAGTTTGTCAATAATAGTTTATCTCACATGGCTAAAGAACTTGATGTCTTTTATCAAGAGATTGAAAAGCTCCCTCGTTTATTTAGTATAAAGGAGGAAAGAGTTTGGATCTTTTCAAGGGGAGCGGGTATTCATGATGAGATTTTATTTTTGAAACCCTTTATGAAAGGGTCTGGTACGGTCATTGCGGTTGATGGTGCAGCAAATACCCTTTATAAACACGGTTTAATGCCTGACTATATTATAGGTGATATGGACTCGATATCTGATGATATTGACAAGTATTCGAGTGTATTCATTGCTCATTCTTATGTGAATGGCTATTCTCCAGGAAAAGAGAGATTGCAACAAGCGGGAATCATGCCAATTACTGTTTCGTTTCCAGGTTTAAGTGAAGATTTAGCGATTATGTTAGCTTACATATCTGGAGCCAAGCAAATTATTACTGTTGGGTGCAGGTCATCGGTGAAAGAGTTATTAGAAAAAAATCGGCAAGGAATGGCTTCTACCTTACTAACGAGAATGTTTACAGGAGATATCATTCATGATTGGAAGCGAGGTTCAACTATTTTTTCTTTAGAAGAAGACCTCCTTACTTCAGGTCTTGAAATGACAAGGGAGGCGGGTGCAGATGAGAGCTGA
- a CDS encoding glycosyltransferase family 2 protein — translation MRADIIIPAYNEGDMIKETLTHLRQCTWINNLIVIDDGSADNTFTEALPLVDKMLHHERNKGKVQAVKTGLPYVEAGIVLLLDADLGLSIIEAEKLLVPLTDSRVDMTIATFPPPVNGGFSLVKRRASHTIYKKTGVHLSSPLSGQRGFKSEWIPHILDMPSVGFGLEMSLNISFLKKGAKLKEVKTNMTHREHGKSMYGFYHRLKQLVEMEKSLWLME, via the coding sequence ATGAGAGCTGATATTATTATACCTGCGTACAATGAAGGAGATATGATTAAAGAGACGTTAACTCATTTACGTCAGTGTACGTGGATAAATAACTTGATTGTTATCGATGATGGCAGTGCTGATAATACGTTTACAGAAGCTTTGCCGCTCGTAGATAAAATGCTTCATCACGAACGGAATAAGGGTAAAGTACAGGCGGTAAAAACAGGCTTACCTTACGTCGAGGCGGGAATTGTTCTATTGCTAGATGCAGACCTCGGCTTATCAATCATTGAAGCAGAGAAATTGTTAGTCCCCTTAACTGATAGTCGTGTTGACATGACAATTGCAACTTTTCCCCCACCTGTTAATGGTGGCTTTAGCCTTGTGAAAAGGAGAGCTTCACATACTATTTATAAAAAAACAGGTGTTCACTTGTCTTCACCACTTTCTGGACAACGTGGCTTTAAGAGTGAATGGATTCCTCATATATTAGATATGCCTTCTGTCGGCTTTGGGTTAGAAATGTCATTAAATATTTCTTTCTTAAAGAAAGGTGCAAAATTAAAAGAAGTAAAAACAAATATGACTCATCGAGAACATGGGAAATCAATGTATGGCTTTTACCATCGCTTAAAACAACTCGTTGAAATGGAGAAATCATTATGGCTTATGGAATAA
- a CDS encoding DUF2627 domain-containing protein, with product MQRFIALCILLVPVFLAGYGIKLMRDTLFQRYNWPFDLLWLQFFAGVAAFLIGLYLIGGFILHRDRKNNKVAPKFKK from the coding sequence ATTCAACGTTTTATTGCACTGTGCATATTATTAGTACCTGTATTCTTAGCAGGTTATGGAATAAAATTAATGAGAGATACTTTATTTCAAAGGTATAATTGGCCTTTCGACTTATTATGGTTACAATTTTTCGCAGGAGTTGCAGCATTTTTAATTGGTCTCTATTTAATTGGAGGATTTATTTTACACAGAGACCGAAAAAATAACAAAGTTGCACCAAAGTTTAAAAAATAG
- a CDS encoding sigma-54 interaction domain-containing protein: MKRLLLIGAGQGGSSLLDVLVETEQITVAGVVDIDPTSIGLQKAKEEKIPVFTDWQTALDEISPIDVIVEVTGNKLLYEKLREKLEGTPITIIPSSVASMMFYLIEEKENLIEETTRHNTKLNMILNATHDGMIAIDKDRRITLINEKAEVMADLKNINVIGKRIEEVMPTSKLPRVLESAKTETNKKQIIGKNRTIITTRVPMFKGEDLFGALGVFRDITEIENMAEEVTNLKSIQTMLEAIIYSSDDAISVVDQEGKGLLINPAYTRLTGLTKDQVVGKPATTDISEGESVHMHVLRTKKPVRGVKMKVGPHRKDVIVNVAPIIVDNELKGSVGVIHDMSEIQSLTTELERAKQIIRKLEAKYIFDDIIGSSEEMTVAIEQAKMAAVTPATILLRGESGTGKELFAHAIHNASNRKFNKFIRVNCAAISETLLESELFGYEEGAFSGAKRGGKKGLFEEANGGSIFLDEIGEISSQTQAKLLRVLQEKEIMRVGGTKAISIDVRVIAATNIDMESKIQSGEFRSDLYYRLNRMPIYIPPLRSRKEDLHRLCMHLLTKLNQDYGRNVEDITNRALDKLKVYDWPGNVRELENILGRAMIHMHYADKAIDDSHIPDLINDQSETHRLSSNDHSTSEQTLQERLDEEEENIIAETLRKNGGNKTKTAKQLGLSVRNLYYKIEKHGIV; the protein is encoded by the coding sequence ATGAAAAGGTTATTACTCATTGGAGCTGGGCAAGGTGGTTCATCTTTACTTGATGTACTAGTAGAAACGGAACAAATAACTGTTGCGGGTGTTGTTGATATTGATCCTACATCAATAGGATTACAGAAGGCAAAAGAAGAGAAAATCCCTGTTTTTACAGATTGGCAAACGGCATTAGATGAAATATCCCCAATTGATGTCATTGTTGAAGTTACAGGTAACAAATTGCTATATGAAAAATTAAGAGAGAAATTAGAAGGAACACCTATAACAATTATACCTAGCTCTGTCGCATCGATGATGTTTTATTTAATTGAAGAAAAGGAAAATTTAATCGAAGAAACAACACGTCACAATACAAAATTAAATATGATTTTAAATGCGACGCACGATGGGATGATCGCCATCGATAAAGATCGACGGATTACGTTAATTAATGAAAAGGCCGAAGTTATGGCTGATTTGAAAAATATAAACGTTATCGGAAAACGAATTGAAGAAGTGATGCCAACAAGTAAGTTGCCACGAGTACTAGAGTCTGCTAAAACAGAAACGAACAAAAAACAAATAATCGGAAAAAACCGTACAATTATAACAACGAGAGTCCCGATGTTTAAAGGGGAAGACTTGTTTGGTGCACTTGGTGTTTTCAGAGATATTACGGAAATAGAAAACATGGCCGAAGAAGTCACAAATTTAAAGAGTATACAAACGATGCTTGAAGCGATTATTTATTCATCAGATGATGCCATTTCAGTTGTTGATCAAGAAGGGAAAGGGTTGCTGATTAACCCTGCTTATACTAGATTGACAGGACTGACGAAGGACCAAGTGGTAGGTAAACCTGCAACAACCGATATATCAGAAGGTGAAAGTGTACATATGCATGTTTTGAGGACGAAAAAGCCTGTGCGCGGAGTGAAGATGAAAGTAGGCCCTCATCGTAAAGATGTCATCGTAAATGTTGCCCCGATCATCGTTGATAATGAATTAAAAGGTAGTGTCGGAGTTATCCATGACATGTCTGAGATTCAATCATTAACAACAGAACTTGAACGGGCGAAACAAATTATACGAAAGCTTGAAGCAAAATATATCTTTGATGATATTATCGGAAGTTCAGAAGAAATGACAGTGGCTATTGAACAAGCAAAAATGGCAGCGGTTACTCCTGCCACGATTCTACTTCGAGGAGAATCTGGAACGGGGAAAGAATTATTTGCCCATGCCATTCATAATGCAAGTAATCGGAAGTTTAATAAATTTATACGGGTAAATTGTGCCGCAATATCAGAAACTTTATTAGAGAGTGAACTATTTGGGTATGAAGAAGGGGCATTCTCCGGAGCAAAGCGCGGTGGTAAAAAAGGTTTATTTGAAGAAGCGAATGGAGGAAGTATATTTCTAGATGAAATTGGAGAGATTTCTAGTCAAACACAAGCCAAGCTGTTGAGAGTTCTTCAAGAAAAAGAAATAATGCGTGTTGGTGGTACAAAGGCGATTTCCATTGACGTCCGAGTGATTGCTGCAACAAATATTGATATGGAAAGTAAAATTCAATCTGGTGAATTTAGAAGTGATTTATATTATCGCTTAAACAGAATGCCGATATATATTCCACCGCTTCGATCACGAAAAGAAGATTTGCATCGCTTGTGTATGCATTTATTAACGAAGTTAAACCAAGACTATGGTCGAAATGTTGAGGATATCACCAATCGGGCACTAGATAAATTGAAAGTGTATGATTGGCCTGGGAACGTGAGGGAATTAGAAAATATATTAGGAAGAGCAATGATCCATATGCATTATGCTGACAAAGCCATCGATGATTCCCATATCCCTGATTTAATAAATGATCAAAGTGAAACTCATCGACTATCATCAAATGACCACTCGACCTCTGAACAGACACTACAAGAACGACTTGATGAAGAAGAAGAAAACATCATTGCAGAAACTCTTAGAAAAAATGGTGGAAATAAAACCAAAACTGCAAAACAGTTAGGATTATCTGTTCGGAATTTATATTATAAAATCGAAAAACATGGTATTGTATAA
- a CDS encoding bifunctional enoyl-CoA hydratase/phosphate acetyltransferase encodes MTLEELLATVSKLENKQTIAVAHATDSSVFQAAKKAMNDNIASFIFVGPIEEMKTAMENVFNEDDQQHFQLEDAANDKDAAMKAVDKVRSGDADALMKGMVGTSTLLKAVLNKEKGLRSGKILSHVAGFALPNRDKLLFLADAAMNIHPTLQEKQQIIENTVDAARRIGVETPKVAALAAVENVNPAMEATMDAAALTQMNRRGQIKGCIIDGPLAFDIAVSEKAATQKGIDSEVAGRADVLMVPTIEVGNALYKSFTIFGQAEVGGMIVGAKAPIILTSRADSVESKLLSMAMAVSTSAKK; translated from the coding sequence ATGACTTTGGAGGAGCTTCTAGCTACTGTAAGCAAACTTGAAAACAAACAAACGATTGCTGTAGCGCATGCAACGGATTCATCTGTCTTTCAAGCAGCAAAAAAAGCAATGAATGATAACATCGCTTCTTTTATATTTGTAGGACCGATAGAAGAAATGAAAACAGCGATGGAAAATGTTTTTAATGAAGATGACCAGCAGCACTTTCAATTGGAAGATGCAGCAAATGATAAAGATGCAGCGATGAAAGCAGTTGACAAAGTTAGAAGTGGTGACGCTGATGCATTAATGAAAGGAATGGTTGGCACTTCTACACTCCTTAAAGCAGTTTTAAACAAAGAAAAAGGTTTAAGAAGCGGGAAAATCTTATCTCATGTAGCAGGGTTCGCATTGCCTAATCGCGATAAACTATTGTTTCTTGCCGATGCAGCAATGAATATCCATCCTACATTGCAAGAAAAACAGCAAATTATTGAAAACACTGTTGATGCTGCTAGAAGAATCGGAGTTGAAACACCGAAAGTCGCAGCACTTGCAGCAGTTGAAAATGTAAACCCAGCAATGGAAGCGACAATGGATGCTGCAGCTTTAACACAAATGAATCGACGTGGCCAGATTAAAGGATGTATAATCGATGGTCCGTTAGCTTTTGATATTGCAGTTTCAGAAAAAGCAGCTACTCAAAAAGGGATTGACTCAGAAGTTGCTGGTAGAGCAGACGTACTAATGGTACCAACAATTGAAGTTGGTAATGCCCTTTACAAATCATTTACGATTTTTGGTCAAGCTGAAGTGGGCGGCATGATCGTCGGTGCTAAAGCGCCCATTATTTTAACTTCAAGAGCTGACTCTGTTGAAAGCAAGTTATTATCGATGGCAATGGCTGTAAGTACCTCAGCCAAAAAATAA
- the bcd gene encoding Leu/Phe/Val dehydrogenase, which produces MELFKYMETYDYEQVVVCQDKESGLKAIIAIHDTTLGPALGGTRMWTYDSEEEAFEDALRLAKGMTYKNAAAGLNLGGGKTVIIGDPKKDKNEEMFRAFGRYIQGLNGRYITAEDVGTTVDDMDLVYSETDYVTGISPAFGSSGNPSPVTAYGVYVGMKAAAKEAFGTDSLEGKRVAIQGVGNVSYNLCRHLHEEGASLIVTDINKEAVNRAVEEFGAEAVDIDDIYSVDCDIYAPCALGATVNDETIPQLKAKVIAGAANNQLKETRHGDIIQEKGIVYAPDYVINSGGVINVADELLGYNRDRAMKKVETIYDNISKIFEISKRDNIPSYMAADRLAEERIETMRKSRKQFLTNGMNILSRGR; this is translated from the coding sequence ATGGAATTATTTAAGTACATGGAAACGTATGATTATGAACAGGTTGTAGTTTGTCAAGACAAAGAATCAGGGTTAAAAGCAATTATCGCGATTCACGATACAACACTTGGACCTGCCCTCGGTGGAACAAGAATGTGGACTTACGACTCAGAGGAAGAAGCTTTTGAAGATGCTCTACGTCTAGCAAAAGGTATGACATATAAAAACGCTGCAGCTGGTTTAAACCTAGGTGGAGGAAAAACGGTTATTATCGGAGATCCGAAAAAAGATAAAAACGAAGAAATGTTCCGCGCATTTGGACGTTACATTCAAGGCTTAAATGGTCGTTACATTACTGCAGAGGATGTTGGTACAACAGTAGATGACATGGACCTTGTATACTCAGAAACAGACTATGTGACAGGTATTTCACCAGCATTCGGCTCATCCGGTAACCCATCACCTGTTACAGCTTATGGTGTATATGTAGGGATGAAAGCAGCAGCAAAAGAAGCATTTGGAACAGATTCACTTGAAGGTAAAAGAGTAGCTATTCAAGGTGTAGGGAATGTTTCTTACAACTTATGCCGTCACTTACACGAAGAAGGTGCATCTTTAATTGTTACTGATATCAACAAAGAAGCTGTAAATAGAGCAGTTGAAGAATTTGGAGCAGAAGCTGTAGATATCGATGACATTTATAGTGTTGATTGTGACATTTACGCACCTTGTGCATTAGGTGCAACAGTTAATGATGAAACGATACCACAGTTAAAGGCAAAAGTAATTGCTGGAGCTGCAAACAACCAATTAAAAGAAACAAGACACGGTGATATTATTCAAGAAAAAGGAATTGTTTATGCACCGGACTACGTTATTAACTCCGGAGGCGTAATTAATGTAGCTGATGAATTATTAGGCTATAACCGTGACCGTGCAATGAAAAAAGTTGAAACAATTTATGACAACATCTCAAAAATATTTGAAATCTCAAAGCGTGATAACATTCCATCATATATGGCAGCTGATCGTTTAGCGGAAGAGCGTATTGAAACAATGCGTAAATCACGCAAACAATTCTTAACGAATGGCATGAACATTCTTAGCCGCGGACGATAA
- the buk gene encoding butyrate kinase, with translation MEQNEYRILTINPGSTSTKIGIFDNEHVVLEETIRHDQDTINSYDSIIQQYPFRKQMILETLDKSGINLSKLSAVVGRGGLLRPIEGGTYNVNEAMLKDLKEGYSGQHASNLGGILAHEIANQLNIESFIVDPVVVDELAPIAKVSGFADFERKSIFHALNQKAVARRVAHQLERPYEDLNLIVVHMGGGITIGAHKNGKVIDVNNGLHGEGPFSPERAGTVPAGDLVSMCFSGDYYSDEIMKKIVGQGGLVGYLGTNDAVEVENRIAQGDEKAELVYDAMAYQIAKEVGSAAAVLYGNIDAIILTGGLAYGKGFVKKISDRIHWIADVIVHPGENELQALAEGALRVLRDEEEAKEYGQGTVKEPLNS, from the coding sequence TTGGAACAGAATGAATATCGAATCCTGACAATCAATCCAGGATCAACATCAACGAAAATAGGAATTTTCGATAATGAACATGTTGTATTAGAAGAAACGATCCGACATGATCAAGATACAATAAATTCATATGACTCAATTATTCAACAATACCCATTTAGAAAACAAATGATTTTAGAAACTCTCGATAAAAGCGGAATTAATTTATCCAAGCTTTCAGCAGTCGTTGGACGAGGCGGTCTGCTTCGTCCAATTGAAGGCGGGACTTACAATGTTAATGAAGCGATGTTAAAAGATTTAAAAGAAGGTTACTCAGGGCAACATGCATCTAACCTAGGTGGAATTCTTGCACATGAAATTGCAAATCAATTAAATATTGAGTCATTCATTGTAGACCCGGTGGTTGTCGATGAGCTAGCCCCAATTGCAAAGGTTTCAGGTTTTGCTGATTTTGAAAGAAAAAGTATTTTTCACGCATTAAATCAGAAAGCTGTTGCAAGACGTGTCGCACACCAGTTAGAGCGCCCATACGAAGATTTAAACTTAATTGTCGTCCACATGGGTGGCGGTATTACGATAGGTGCTCATAAAAACGGAAAGGTTATTGATGTGAACAACGGTTTGCATGGGGAAGGGCCTTTCTCACCTGAACGAGCTGGTACAGTACCTGCTGGGGATCTTGTTTCAATGTGTTTCTCTGGTGATTATTATTCAGATGAGATCATGAAGAAGATTGTCGGTCAAGGCGGCCTAGTAGGTTACCTTGGTACAAATGACGCTGTTGAAGTTGAAAACCGAATTGCACAAGGTGATGAAAAAGCAGAGCTCGTTTATGATGCGATGGCTTACCAAATTGCTAAAGAGGTCGGTTCAGCTGCAGCCGTACTATATGGGAACATTGATGCTATTATCCTTACAGGTGGTTTAGCGTATGGAAAAGGGTTTGTTAAGAAGATTTCTGATCGTATTCACTGGATCGCTGATGTTATCGTGCATCCAGGAGAAAATGAATTACAAGCCCTAGCTGAAGGGGCATTACGTGTCTTACGAGATGAAGAAGAAGCGAAAGAATACGGACAAGGTACTGTAAAAGAGCCGTTAAATAGCTAA
- the lpdA gene encoding dihydrolipoyl dehydrogenase yields the protein MALEYDLVILGAGTGGYVAAIRAAQLGKKVAVVEKEKLGGTCLHKGCIPSKALLRSAEVYQTVKKSNDFGVETSEPGLNFLKVQERKNQIVDQLYKGVRHLMKKGKIDVYEGHGRILGPSIFSPSPGTISVENNDGSDNVMIVPKNVLIATGSKPKSLPGLEIDHENVITSDEALQMEELPSSVSIIGGGVIGIEWASMLADFGVEVTVLEYEPRVLPLEDEDISKEMLRALKKKGVKVLTNAKVLSDQVKVVSEGQVEVPYEHKGETKKAEANKVLVSVGRSANIEDIGLQNTDIKTDKGVIVTNEFYQTKESHIYAIGDVIGGLQLAHVASHEGIAAVEHMDGLDAHPVDPDMVAKCTYSSPEVASVGITEQAAKEKGYDVKTGTFSFKAIGKALVYGDTSGFVKFVSDKKTDDLLGVHMIGPHVTDMISEAAVAKLLDATHWEVAETIHPHPSLSEAIGEAALAVDGKAIHS from the coding sequence ATGGCTTTAGAATATGATTTAGTGATACTAGGAGCAGGTACTGGCGGCTATGTGGCTGCCATTCGTGCTGCCCAGCTCGGGAAAAAAGTAGCTGTTGTAGAAAAAGAAAAGCTTGGTGGAACTTGCTTGCATAAAGGGTGTATCCCTAGTAAAGCTCTTCTTAGAAGTGCAGAAGTCTATCAAACAGTTAAGAAAAGTAATGACTTTGGTGTAGAAACGAGTGAGCCGGGTCTTAACTTCTTAAAAGTTCAAGAGCGTAAAAATCAAATTGTTGATCAACTATACAAAGGTGTTCGGCATTTGATGAAAAAAGGAAAAATTGATGTTTACGAAGGGCATGGAAGAATCTTAGGGCCATCAATTTTCTCTCCATCACCAGGGACCATTTCTGTTGAAAATAACGACGGTTCAGATAATGTCATGATTGTCCCTAAAAATGTTTTAATTGCAACTGGTAGTAAGCCGAAATCACTGCCAGGATTAGAAATTGACCATGAAAATGTCATTACTTCAGATGAAGCACTTCAAATGGAGGAGTTACCCTCATCGGTTTCTATTATTGGCGGTGGAGTAATTGGAATTGAGTGGGCATCTATGCTTGCAGACTTTGGTGTTGAAGTAACTGTTTTAGAATATGAACCACGTGTTCTTCCGTTAGAAGATGAAGACATTTCAAAAGAGATGCTTCGTGCACTAAAGAAAAAAGGCGTAAAAGTCCTTACAAATGCAAAGGTATTATCTGATCAAGTAAAAGTCGTTTCTGAAGGACAAGTAGAAGTACCTTATGAACATAAGGGTGAAACGAAGAAGGCAGAAGCAAACAAAGTTCTTGTCTCTGTCGGACGTTCAGCAAATATTGAAGACATTGGCTTACAAAACACTGACATTAAGACTGATAAAGGTGTGATTGTTACGAATGAATTTTATCAAACGAAAGAATCACACATTTATGCAATTGGTGATGTGATCGGTGGCCTGCAGCTTGCTCACGTTGCTTCTCACGAAGGAATAGCGGCAGTTGAACATATGGATGGACTAGATGCACATCCAGTAGATCCTGATATGGTTGCTAAATGTACGTACTCGTCACCTGAAGTGGCAAGTGTTGGAATTACTGAACAAGCTGCAAAAGAAAAAGGATACGATGTAAAAACAGGTACTTTCTCTTTTAAAGCAATCGGTAAAGCGCTTGTTTATGGTGATACTAGTGGGTTTGTTAAATTTGTATCTGATAAGAAAACAGATGACTTACTTGGTGTTCACATGATTGGACCACACGTAACAGATATGATTTCTGAGGCAGCTGTAGCAAAGTTATTAGATGCGACTCATTGGGAAGTGGCAGAAACCATTCACCCACACCCAAGCTTATCTGAAGCAATTGGAGAAGCAGCTTTAGCCGTTGATGGCAAAGCGATTCATAGTTAA
- a CDS encoding thiamine pyrophosphate-dependent dehydrogenase E1 component subunit alpha — MSDLRHQQLGLSDEEVMEMYETMLMARMIDERMWLLNRAGKIPFVISCQGQEGAQVGASFALDRNKDYALPYYRDMGVVLAFGMTAKDLMLSAFAKAEDPNSGGRQMPGHFGQKKNRIVTGSSPVTTQVPHAVGISLAGKMKGEEFVSITTFGEGSSNQGDFHEGINFASVHDLPVIFMCENNKYAISVPLEKQLNCENVSDRAVGYGIHGETVDGNDPLAVYEAIKNARERGLSGGGPSLIETVSYRLTPHSSDDDDSTYRAKEEVEEAKKLDSIYTFADYLREAGLLTDEKEEEMRGKLRKIIDEATDYAEKAPYAEPESALEHVYGEE, encoded by the coding sequence ATGAGTGATCTTCGACATCAACAATTAGGGTTATCAGATGAAGAAGTAATGGAAATGTATGAAACGATGCTAATGGCACGTATGATTGATGAACGTATGTGGTTATTAAACCGAGCTGGGAAAATTCCTTTTGTTATTTCTTGTCAAGGGCAAGAAGGTGCTCAAGTAGGAGCGTCATTCGCTTTAGACCGTAATAAAGACTATGCTTTACCATATTACCGTGATATGGGTGTTGTACTAGCATTTGGTATGACTGCAAAAGATTTAATGCTTTCAGCATTTGCAAAAGCTGAAGATCCAAACAGTGGTGGTCGTCAAATGCCAGGACACTTTGGTCAAAAGAAAAACCGTATCGTAACAGGTTCATCACCAGTTACAACGCAAGTTCCTCATGCTGTTGGAATTTCGTTAGCTGGAAAGATGAAAGGTGAGGAATTTGTTTCAATTACAACATTTGGTGAAGGTTCATCCAACCAAGGTGATTTCCATGAAGGAATCAACTTTGCTAGTGTTCATGATTTACCAGTTATTTTCATGTGTGAAAACAACAAATATGCAATCAGTGTACCTCTAGAAAAGCAATTAAATTGTGAAAATGTATCTGACCGTGCTGTAGGGTATGGTATCCACGGTGAAACTGTTGATGGAAACGACCCTCTTGCAGTTTACGAAGCGATCAAAAATGCACGTGAACGCGGACTTTCTGGTGGAGGACCATCATTAATTGAGACGGTATCATATCGTTTGACTCCACACTCTAGTGATGATGACGATAGTACATATCGTGCGAAAGAAGAAGTAGAAGAAGCGAAGAAACTAGACTCTATCTACACATTCGCTGATTATTTAAGAGAAGCTGGACTTTTAACTGATGAAAAAGAAGAAGAAATGCGCGGAAAGCTTCGTAAAATTATCGACGAGGCAACTGACTACGCAGAGAAAGCACCTTATGCTGAACCTGAATCTGCATTAGAACACGTGTATGGAGAGGAGTGA